GGTTCTCGTCATTCCCGGTCTCGTGATGGCCCTCGTCCTCCGTGCGATCCTCCCCGCTCCCCGGCCGCAGGCGCGGCACACCGTCTCAGCCGCGCCCCGCGGAGAGGCGGTCCCTCTCCGGCCGATCGCTATTCTGGTGATAGCATCCGCGCTCCGGGCATGGGCGATATTCGCCTCCGTTGCATACCTGCCGACGTTCCTCACCGTGCGCGGCATCGATCTCGTGACGGCGAACCTCCTGGTATCCGGGATGCTCGTCGCAGGAGTGATCGGCCAGGTCGTGGGAGGCACGCTCTCCGACCGCTACGGGCGCAAAGAGTACACGCTCCTCGGCCTCGTCGTTGCGATACCGCTCTTTTATCTCTTCCTCACGACCGGAGAGTGGATCTCGCTCGTCATCCTGATGATCTTCGGGTTCACGCTCTGGTCGACGTTTTCGGTGACCATTGCGATGGCGCACGAACTGATGCCGAGAAACGTCGGCGTGATCTCCGGCCTGATGCTCGGGCTTGCGGTCGGCGCCGGCGGGATGGGCGTTGCTGTGACGGGGTATATCGCCGATACCTTCTCGCTTGAGGCCGCGCTCATGACGATACCCCTGCCGGTCATCGCGGCGATTCTGCTCTTCTCCGTGGTTCCGTACCCCTGGAAGAGTCTTGCACGCTCCTTTCCCGTTCATCGGTAACCGGAGCGGCAGACGTATTCCTTAAGTACAGGAACGGCCGAAGAGGAGCACGATGGTTACCCGGTTCCAGCGGTATGGCCAGATCGCCGACGTCCTGATCAAGTACGGGTTCGGCATCCTCGTCGAGGAGGTCTTTCCCGGCTCGGAACGGCTCCGGGCGTTTAAACGGCGGGGGCAGAAGGAAGAACTTCCGGCATACGTGCGTGTCCGCCTTGCCATCGAAGAACTCGGGCCTACGTTCATCAAGTTCGGCCAGATCATGAGCACCCGGCGGGAACTGCTTCCGCCCGAACTGATCGTGGAACTGCAAAAACTGCAGGATCAGGTCGCTCCCCTGCCGTATGATGAGGTAAAACCGGTTATCGAGGATTACTGCCCCGTTTTCGGTGACTGTTTTGACCTCATCGAGGAGGAACCCTTCGCCGCCGCCTCGCTTTCACAGGTGCACCGCGCCGTGCTGAAAGACGGATCCGTTGTCGCACTCAAGGTGCAGCGCCCCGGGATCGTCGACCTCATCGAGACGGATCTCTTAATCCTCCAGTCACTCGCCGAACGGGTCGAGAGCATGTACCCCGATCTCCGGGTCTACAATCCCCGGGGTATGGTCGATGAGTTTGCCGTGCAGATCCGGCGGGAACTTGACTTCACCCAGGACGGGAAGAACGCAGAAAGGATCGGCCGCAATATGCGGGAGGTTCGCGGTGTTCGTGCTCCGAAGATTTACTGGCAGTATACCGGCACCCGCCTGCTCACCATGGAGTACGTGGAAGGTGTCCGGATCGATGACCTCCCGGCCCTCCGGGAGATGGGTCTGCTCCCGCGAGAGATTGCCGAGCGGGGCTTCTCCGCCTACATAAAGCAGATATTCATCGACGGCTTCTTCCACGGCGACCCGCACCCGGGTAACCTTCTGGTGACGGAGAAAGGGTTTATCGTTTTCCTTGATTTCGGGATCGTCGGCGTCCTGCGGCCCGAGAAGAAACGGCGCCTCATCAATCTCCTTCTTGCCATCGTCAACTCCGACGTCGATCGGACCATGGACGCGCTGCACGACCTCGGCATCACCATCAAACCTGAAGATGTCGACAGCGTCAAGGACGAACTCTACGTCGTGCTCATCGATTACCGGGACGCTCAGCTCGGGCAGTTCAATTTCGGGATGGCGTTGATCGGCCTGACCGACACCCTTCGCAGGTACCGGATCCGCGTTCCGCCGGCGTTCATGCTGATGACGAAGGTGATCATCATGGTGCTCGATGTCGGCACGGAGCTTGATCCGACGTTCAACTTCGATCGAAACATTCGGCCTCATCTCACTGCGATTGCAGCCCGGGAGAGGTTCTCGCCGGAGAAACTGCTCGATGTCGGGCATGTGATAAACGATGCCATCGATAGCCTTGTCCGGCTCCCCCGCTCCTTCGCCGAGACGTTGCAGAACGTCACCGAGGGCTCGATCACGCTCGAGATGGAGAAGAGCACCATCGACCGGGTAGAGCAGATGCTCGATCACGTGACCGACAAGATCCTGGTCGGTTTTATCGTCGCCGCTATCGTCGTTGGTTCGTCGCTCGTCCTCCAGGTCTCGGACGTCACCCTGCCGGACTACATAACGTGGATCGCCATTCTCGGGTATGCAGTCGCGGTGGTGGTCGGGTTCTACGCGATCTACCACGCTATCGTGTACGGGCGCGGAACCTGACCGCGCCCTGTCTGAAGAAGAAGGGAGAAGAGAGGGCTTCTCGATGGGCTACCGGGGCGGCCGTCACTCGGCCTTCTTCTTAAAGTAGAGGTTGCAGTGGCATCTGCCCGCCTCTTCGATCTCCTGGTCGTGGTAGATACAGGGGCAGATAATGATCTTGTCCTTCTCGGGCTCTCCGCTCCGGAGGCGGCAGGGACAGTACTGCTCGCCGAACCGTTCCTTGTTCCGTGCCAGCCCCCGAAGGACTGTGTTCAGCTGCTTCTCATTGGGATTGAGTACCCATCCCCGTTCCTTCGCGTATCGTTTCGCCCAGACCCGCATCTCTTCAATCGATTCTTCTTCTGTCATAGTCTGCTCCTTGTATCGGGTATTGAGATATTATTTCTGTTGTTCGACGTGTGCGATCATCGAGGTGAAGATCCTGATGCCGGCGTCGGATCCGAGCGCCGACTCCGATGCCCGCTCGGGGTGAGGCATCATGACCATCACGTTGCACATATCGCCGCCGAGAACCCCGGTGATATTCTCCGTCGAGCCGTTTGGGTTGCTCTCCGGCGTCACAGCGCCGTTCTCGTCGCAGAAACGGAACGCGATACGATCTTCCCGGTTCAGCCGGTCGA
This sequence is a window from Methanoculleus taiwanensis. Protein-coding genes within it:
- a CDS encoding ABC1 kinase family protein, translated to MVTRFQRYGQIADVLIKYGFGILVEEVFPGSERLRAFKRRGQKEELPAYVRVRLAIEELGPTFIKFGQIMSTRRELLPPELIVELQKLQDQVAPLPYDEVKPVIEDYCPVFGDCFDLIEEEPFAAASLSQVHRAVLKDGSVVALKVQRPGIVDLIETDLLILQSLAERVESMYPDLRVYNPRGMVDEFAVQIRRELDFTQDGKNAERIGRNMREVRGVRAPKIYWQYTGTRLLTMEYVEGVRIDDLPALREMGLLPREIAERGFSAYIKQIFIDGFFHGDPHPGNLLVTEKGFIVFLDFGIVGVLRPEKKRRLINLLLAIVNSDVDRTMDALHDLGITIKPEDVDSVKDELYVVLIDYRDAQLGQFNFGMALIGLTDTLRRYRIRVPPAFMLMTKVIIMVLDVGTELDPTFNFDRNIRPHLTAIAARERFSPEKLLDVGHVINDAIDSLVRLPRSFAETLQNVTEGSITLEMEKSTIDRVEQMLDHVTDKILVGFIVAAIVVGSSLVLQVSDVTLPDYITWIAILGYAVAVVVGFYAIYHAIVYGRGT
- a CDS encoding MFS transporter, with protein sequence MTDLYSPVLPAIMPLLIAQEGYTYLLAGLIITVYNLTSSLAQPLVGWAYDTKGLSVHVSISVLLSAVFISIIGLVTDYTLVLVCAAIAALGHAFFHPSALGAVSRLTQDASRGRITSYFVVGGNLGFAIGPICAGAVVALLGLPGLVVLVIPGLVMALVLRAILPAPRPQARHTVSAAPRGEAVPLRPIAILVIASALRAWAIFASVAYLPTFLTVRGIDLVTANLLVSGMLVAGVIGQVVGGTLSDRYGRKEYTLLGLVVAIPLFYLFLTTGEWISLVILMIFGFTLWSTFSVTIAMAHELMPRNVGVISGLMLGLAVGAGGMGVAVTGYIADTFSLEAALMTIPLPVIAAILLFSVVPYPWKSLARSFPVHR
- a CDS encoding ferredoxin-thioredoxin reductase catalytic domain-containing protein, whose translation is MTEEESIEEMRVWAKRYAKERGWVLNPNEKQLNTVLRGLARNKERFGEQYCPCRLRSGEPEKDKIIICPCIYHDQEIEEAGRCHCNLYFKKKAE